From a single Fulvivirga ulvae genomic region:
- a CDS encoding OmpA family protein: MRIFVVLLLSTVPFLAFAQANLSTKSKKAAEYYYQADNYRVRGQYTMAIQLLEQAIDKDDKFHEAYFRLGIIYKAKGELDRAEQLLLKADNLSEKAGPGNAFELGELYLLKAEYKKSIEYIDRYLSANPRNSRRLADANKIKNDAQFALDNMELASEFNPRPLSDTVNAFPMQYFPVVTVDQKAVIFTRRLGTTMNHDEDLVISRKNADGRWMHPESLSENINSEWNEGTCTLSADGRVLIFTSCYGRKGYGSCDLYISKKVGDEWSVPVNLGGNINSSAWESQPSLSSDGRTLYFISNRGGGVGGRDIWVSYLDDKEQWSRPANLGTSINTPNDEVSPFIHPNNITLYFASNGLTGFGGFDIFYAERIDKTWSEPKNIGYPINTSADQVSLYITSDGERGYYSHEITNDPDQKGKLYEFNVPSNVRVKYRTSYVTGHVFDAVTKKPLKAGIELYDLRNEAREGFVYSDSVTGDYLMVLTEGSEYALYVNKSGYLFESLSFEYQLNEDLKPVEVNIYLSPISEGAKAVLNNIFFDVDSYALKAKSQTELNKLINFLNTNPSIRIEIGGHTDNTGSAQYNLDLSLKRAKSVYDFLIEKNISKARLSYKGYGQATPAFPNDSDLHRQMNRRIEFRIIR; this comes from the coding sequence ATGAGAATATTTGTCGTTTTACTGCTGTCTACAGTTCCTTTTTTAGCATTCGCTCAAGCCAACTTAAGCACCAAGTCAAAAAAAGCTGCCGAATATTACTATCAGGCAGACAACTACCGGGTAAGAGGCCAGTACACTATGGCCATTCAGCTATTGGAGCAAGCCATAGATAAGGATGATAAATTTCATGAAGCTTATTTTAGGTTAGGTATCATCTATAAAGCCAAAGGAGAGCTGGATAGAGCAGAGCAGCTATTACTTAAAGCGGATAATTTGAGTGAAAAAGCAGGGCCTGGTAATGCATTTGAGTTGGGGGAATTATATCTTCTAAAGGCCGAGTATAAAAAGTCAATAGAGTATATAGACAGGTACCTGAGTGCCAATCCTCGCAATAGTCGAAGACTTGCTGATGCCAATAAAATTAAAAACGATGCCCAATTTGCACTTGATAATATGGAGCTGGCGTCGGAGTTTAACCCACGTCCCCTCAGTGATACTGTAAACGCATTTCCCATGCAGTACTTTCCTGTCGTTACGGTTGATCAGAAAGCAGTAATCTTCACCCGCCGTCTCGGAACGACCATGAATCATGACGAAGATCTGGTGATAAGCCGTAAAAATGCGGATGGTCGATGGATGCATCCGGAGTCTTTGTCAGAAAACATTAATTCTGAATGGAATGAAGGAACCTGTACCTTGTCGGCCGACGGCAGAGTACTTATTTTTACATCTTGCTATGGTAGAAAAGGCTATGGGAGTTGTGATTTATACATAAGTAAAAAGGTTGGAGACGAATGGTCTGTGCCTGTTAACCTGGGAGGGAATATAAACTCATCGGCCTGGGAATCTCAGCCTTCATTGTCCTCTGATGGGCGTACTCTATATTTTATTTCCAATCGTGGTGGCGGAGTTGGTGGCAGAGACATATGGGTGTCTTATTTGGATGATAAAGAGCAATGGTCGCGTCCCGCTAATTTAGGGACTTCTATAAATACGCCGAATGATGAAGTTTCTCCCTTTATTCATCCTAATAACATAACACTGTATTTCGCTTCCAACGGATTGACCGGGTTTGGTGGTTTTGATATATTTTATGCAGAACGAATTGATAAAACCTGGTCTGAGCCTAAGAATATCGGATACCCTATTAATACAAGTGCTGACCAGGTTTCCCTTTATATAACTTCTGATGGAGAGAGGGGATATTATTCTCATGAAATAACCAATGACCCGGATCAAAAAGGTAAGCTTTATGAGTTCAATGTACCATCAAATGTCAGGGTTAAATACCGAACTTCGTATGTTACCGGTCATGTTTTTGATGCAGTGACCAAAAAGCCTTTGAAAGCAGGGATAGAGCTCTATGATCTTAGAAATGAAGCCAGAGAAGGATTTGTTTATTCAGATTCAGTTACCGGAGATTATTTAATGGTACTCACCGAGGGCTCTGAATATGCTCTATATGTAAACAAATCAGGTTATTTATTCGAGAGTTTGTCTTTTGAATATCAACTGAATGAGGATTTAAAGCCAGTTGAGGTGAATATTTATCTAAGTCCTATCTCTGAAGGTGCAAAAGCAGTGCTTAACAATATATTTTTTGATGTGGATAGCTATGCTTTGAAAGCAAAATCCCAAACAGAATTAAATAAACTTATCAATTTTCTGAATACAAATCCCTCCATCAGAATTGAGATAGGGGGACATACAGACAATACCGGTAGTGCCCAATACAATCTTGATCTTTCACTAAAAAGAGCAAAGTCAGTCTACGATTTTTTAATTGAAAAAAACATCAGCAAAGCACGTCTTAGCTATAAAGGATATGGTCAAGCCACACCTGCCTTCCCTAATGATTCCGACCTTCATAGACAAATGAATAGAAGAATAGAGTTTCGTATTATAAGGTAA
- a CDS encoding SusC/RagA family TonB-linked outer membrane protein translates to MKKFLLLGFMLTLAFTFSESWAQERTVSGKVTSIDDGTALPGVNVVLKGTTTGTVTDIDGNYKLSVPSGEGTLVFSFIGLATEEIAMGARSVIDVQMSQDVKQLSEVVVTAVGIERQAKALGYGVENVKGESVQQVSEPDPLRALQGKVAGVNISGSSGAPGSATRITIRGNSSLLGNNQPLFVVDGIPMNNNTNAGSNQLTGGGAYGSRIQDLDPNNIESMNVLKGAAAAALYGTRAANGVVVITTKSGSATATKKGLEISYSTSYAIEKVANLPDYQNTYGTGTNFAYSQVNGSWGAPFIGAKPYASLDSIPHWYNGVIGFEELWGTNVPYRAYLDNVKDFFQTGSLFENSVSISAGNEKAALTAVLSRTNHDGIVPEASFDRTSISIGGQAQLDNGFNVGANLRYTNSVQHSFQGGANNAIGNGSAFGRTLYLGRNWDLHGQPYQNPLNNSSQFFIATSQADNPLWSVENAGIDSNTDNFGAAFNIGYDIKDWLNVSYKIGLNGYTQRQSEYFRPGSRGAGGSGQILDYDVRYQEVESNLIVSVTKDINEDVSFRGLVGHNVNQRVTDAQAFQGTGYVAFDIDDIDNTNAVVPFGGDFEKRRLYGVFGDVTFGYKDYVFLNLTGRNDWSSTLPEDNRSFFYPAASLSFLITDALDINSNILNFAKIRASYAEVGSDTDPYQIVPVYLTNANGITATGATAMPFIGTAGATLSNTARDPGLKPENTQEVEVGLNMQLLNNKVGIDVSVYERNSVDQIVPLAIPSETGFTSFYTNIGKVSNKGIELGLDLTPVSLENGFTWNIYGTFTHNRNVVEELTEGTDEVVLRNTFTGSIQAVHIVGQEYGLLRGSTAARDDEGNLLIDPTNGQLISDLTPGIIGNPNPDFIVGLTNTFRWKGITLSAVIDWRQGGDLYSVTNLSMLGRGVTADTEDREVNKIIPGVYGNPQTGEPLRDEGGNKIPNQTMIEVNSLYFGNTFAINGLEEFSVWDATVIRLREVTLSYQFPKALLSKTPFGSASIGFTGRNLWFNAPNFPEASNFDPEVSTFGASNAQGFEFTAQPSTRRYGVKLSVTF, encoded by the coding sequence ATGAAGAAGTTTTTACTACTTGGTTTCATGTTGACGCTTGCATTCACATTTAGTGAATCGTGGGCTCAAGAACGTACCGTATCCGGTAAGGTTACGTCCATCGACGATGGCACGGCACTACCCGGAGTAAACGTTGTGCTGAAAGGCACAACAACGGGTACCGTCACCGATATCGACGGTAATTATAAACTTTCGGTCCCTTCGGGAGAGGGAACATTGGTGTTCTCCTTTATTGGTCTGGCAACCGAGGAAATTGCAATGGGTGCCCGTTCAGTAATTGATGTGCAAATGTCTCAGGACGTTAAGCAATTATCTGAAGTTGTTGTTACTGCTGTTGGTATTGAGAGACAGGCCAAAGCACTGGGTTATGGCGTTGAGAACGTCAAAGGAGAATCTGTTCAGCAGGTTTCCGAACCAGACCCATTAAGAGCCTTACAAGGTAAAGTTGCTGGTGTTAATATTTCAGGGTCAAGTGGAGCTCCGGGTAGTGCCACAAGAATTACTATACGTGGTAACTCGTCTCTGCTAGGTAATAACCAGCCCTTGTTTGTGGTTGATGGTATACCAATGAATAATAATACCAATGCTGGTTCAAACCAACTTACCGGCGGTGGTGCTTATGGCAGCCGTATTCAGGATTTGGATCCTAATAATATTGAATCCATGAACGTACTTAAAGGTGCTGCAGCGGCAGCTCTTTATGGTACAAGAGCTGCTAACGGTGTAGTTGTTATTACAACAAAGTCAGGTTCTGCAACAGCCACGAAAAAGGGGCTGGAAATTTCATACAGTACTTCATACGCAATAGAAAAAGTTGCTAACTTACCAGATTACCAAAACACCTATGGAACAGGAACAAACTTTGCTTATAGCCAGGTGAATGGTTCTTGGGGCGCTCCTTTTATTGGAGCAAAACCCTATGCTTCTCTGGATAGTATTCCTCATTGGTATAATGGTGTAATTGGATTTGAAGAATTGTGGGGAACAAATGTTCCATATCGTGCTTATCTTGATAATGTTAAGGATTTCTTTCAAACAGGAAGTCTTTTTGAAAACTCAGTGAGTATTTCTGCGGGTAATGAAAAAGCTGCTCTGACTGCAGTATTGTCACGAACTAATCATGATGGTATTGTTCCTGAAGCAAGCTTTGACAGAACCAGTATTAGTATTGGTGGACAGGCACAATTAGACAATGGTTTTAATGTTGGTGCAAATTTAAGATACACCAATTCTGTGCAACATTCATTTCAGGGAGGTGCCAACAATGCCATTGGCAATGGATCTGCTTTTGGTAGAACTCTTTATTTAGGACGAAACTGGGATTTACATGGACAGCCATACCAAAACCCTCTAAATAACTCTAGCCAATTTTTTATAGCTACTTCTCAAGCGGATAACCCCTTGTGGTCTGTAGAAAATGCAGGTATTGATTCAAATACGGATAACTTTGGTGCTGCATTTAATATTGGTTATGATATTAAAGACTGGTTGAATGTTTCTTATAAAATTGGTCTCAACGGTTATACACAAAGACAAAGCGAATACTTCAGACCAGGGTCTAGAGGTGCAGGAGGTTCTGGACAGATTTTAGATTATGATGTCAGGTATCAGGAAGTGGAGTCTAACCTGATCGTTTCCGTTACAAAAGATATCAATGAAGATGTTAGTTTTAGAGGTTTAGTCGGTCACAATGTTAACCAAAGAGTGACTGATGCCCAAGCCTTTCAAGGAACTGGTTATGTAGCATTTGATATAGATGATATCGACAATACTAATGCAGTTGTTCCTTTTGGTGGAGATTTTGAAAAAAGAAGACTATATGGTGTCTTTGGTGACGTGACCTTTGGTTACAAAGATTATGTGTTTTTGAACTTGACTGGTCGTAATGATTGGAGTTCAACTTTACCTGAGGATAACAGAAGCTTTTTCTACCCTGCGGCAAGTTTATCTTTTCTTATAACCGATGCACTTGATATCAATTCTAATATTTTAAATTTTGCTAAAATCAGGGCTTCATATGCCGAAGTCGGATCGGACACAGATCCATACCAAATAGTACCGGTTTATTTAACTAATGCAAATGGTATCACTGCTACCGGTGCAACTGCAATGCCGTTTATAGGAACGGCTGGAGCAACTCTTTCAAATACTGCAAGGGATCCCGGGTTAAAGCCTGAAAACACTCAAGAGGTTGAAGTGGGTCTTAATATGCAATTATTAAACAATAAGGTTGGCATAGATGTCTCAGTATATGAGCGAAATAGTGTTGACCAAATTGTTCCATTGGCAATTCCGTCTGAGACTGGCTTTACTTCATTCTATACTAATATTGGTAAAGTGAGTAATAAGGGTATTGAATTAGGTTTAGATCTTACACCTGTTTCTTTAGAGAATGGCTTCACCTGGAATATATATGGTACATTTACTCATAATAGAAATGTTGTTGAAGAGCTAACTGAAGGTACCGATGAAGTTGTACTAAGAAATACATTTACCGGCTCTATTCAGGCTGTTCATATAGTTGGTCAGGAGTATGGTTTGCTTAGAGGGTCAACAGCAGCACGTGATGATGAGGGTAATTTATTAATTGACCCTACAAATGGTCAATTGATAAGCGATTTAACCCCCGGAATAATTGGTAATCCAAACCCTGATTTCATAGTAGGACTCACTAATACATTTAGATGGAAAGGAATTACTTTATCTGCAGTAATTGATTGGAGACAAGGAGGAGATCTGTATTCCGTGACAAATCTATCTATGCTGGGAAGAGGTGTAACAGCAGACACTGAGGATAGGGAGGTTAACAAAATCATTCCTGGTGTATATGGAAATCCACAAACAGGAGAACCATTACGAGATGAAGGCGGCAACAAAATCCCTAATCAAACTATGATTGAAGTTAACTCACTATATTTTGGTAATACCTTTGCAATTAATGGTTTGGAAGAGTTTTCCGTCTGGGATGCTACCGTTATTAGATTAAGAGAAGTAACGTTATCTTATCAGTTTCCAAAGGCTTTATTAAGTAAAACACCTTTTGGTTCTGCATCTATAGGCTTTACCGGTAGAAATCTTTGGTTTAATGCACCTAATTTCCCTGAAGCTTCAAACTTTGACCCTGAAGTTAGCACATTCGGAGCCTCTAATGCTCAGGGGTTTGAGTTTACAGCGCAACCTTCAACTAGAAGATACGGAGTTAAGTTAAGCGTAACCTTTTAA
- a CDS encoding SusD/RagB family nutrient-binding outer membrane lipoprotein, with protein sequence MKKHIYIYRLMTVLLSALLLMGCEKDFLDINEDPNNPTSVPVSQLLSSAQVNMAECFGNGTDGLSGHAGTVMHHYVQRGAINDYGLTGGDFPIVISWTSLYAGALTDLNIVIEQGTEEERWANVGVAQILKAYILATMVDVWGDIPFSEANLGSDNIAPAYDDGASVYAALFPMIDEGVANINKGGTPNGDLFSTNWIQVANSLKLKLYNNVRLIQDVSTEVNSLITADNFLANDGSNDLELDYGSSFAPENRNPGYVQEWSAGGSFFYIDPYFFEIMRGQDTFGHGGINFGVQDPRIPYYFFNQLPSGSDDGDAENPCAYCPSDAGTSFLSIYSYSFNIDPNEGFDQGRSQTIAGLYPLGGRYDDGEGGIASNASTLLDGQVSGNPTIPQRLLNYYETLYIRAELAEAGVTSEDARTLLADAIDASFAKVNEYAAIAGAPAISDADRDAYKGAVLASYDSGDGMEVIMTQKWIASYGNSLTSYADYRRTGFPRLHNGNTDALSVTVQTRDFPVSFPYDTDNLALNPNSPSQRIIALDKVFWDN encoded by the coding sequence ATGAAAAAACATATATATATATATAGATTAATGACAGTGTTGCTTTCAGCATTGTTATTGATGGGATGTGAAAAAGACTTTTTGGATATCAATGAGGATCCGAATAACCCTACAAGTGTTCCTGTTAGTCAGCTTCTTTCATCTGCTCAGGTGAACATGGCAGAATGCTTTGGAAATGGAACAGATGGGCTCAGTGGTCATGCGGGAACCGTTATGCATCATTATGTCCAAAGAGGAGCGATAAATGATTATGGTTTAACAGGAGGGGATTTCCCTATTGTAATTTCATGGACTAGTTTATATGCTGGAGCTCTGACAGACCTAAATATTGTTATTGAACAAGGTACAGAGGAAGAAAGATGGGCAAATGTAGGTGTGGCTCAAATATTAAAAGCTTACATACTTGCAACTATGGTTGATGTGTGGGGAGATATACCTTTTTCAGAGGCTAACTTAGGTTCTGATAATATTGCTCCTGCTTATGATGATGGTGCTTCTGTTTATGCGGCTTTATTTCCCATGATAGATGAGGGAGTTGCAAATATTAATAAAGGAGGAACTCCTAACGGTGATTTATTTTCAACGAACTGGATTCAGGTTGCTAATAGCTTGAAATTAAAGTTGTATAATAATGTCCGATTGATACAGGATGTAAGTACAGAGGTGAATAGCTTAATTACAGCAGATAATTTCTTGGCAAACGATGGAAGTAATGATTTGGAATTGGACTACGGTTCGTCGTTTGCTCCTGAAAACAGAAACCCTGGCTATGTGCAAGAGTGGTCAGCTGGAGGGTCTTTCTTCTATATAGATCCATATTTCTTTGAAATAATGAGAGGGCAGGATACGTTCGGACACGGAGGTATAAATTTTGGTGTACAAGATCCTAGAATACCATACTATTTCTTTAATCAATTGCCCTCAGGTTCTGACGATGGAGATGCGGAAAATCCTTGTGCTTACTGTCCTTCTGATGCAGGGACCTCTTTTTTATCCATTTATTCATACTCTTTTAATATTGACCCGAACGAGGGGTTTGATCAGGGAAGAAGTCAAACAATTGCAGGTTTATATCCTCTAGGAGGCAGATATGATGATGGAGAGGGTGGAATTGCATCTAATGCTTCAACCTTATTAGACGGGCAGGTCAGTGGAAACCCAACTATTCCGCAGCGTTTGCTTAACTATTATGAAACTCTTTATATCAGAGCGGAATTAGCGGAAGCAGGAGTAACCTCAGAGGATGCTAGAACCCTTTTGGCTGATGCCATAGATGCTTCATTTGCAAAAGTAAATGAGTATGCTGCCATTGCAGGAGCTCCTGCAATTTCTGATGCAGACAGAGACGCTTATAAAGGGGCAGTGTTGGCTTCATATGATTCAGGAGATGGAATGGAAGTTATAATGACCCAAAAGTGGATAGCCAGTTATGGTAATTCTTTGACGTCGTATGCTGATTACAGAAGAACAGGTTTCCCCAGGTTGCATAATGGTAATACTGATGCTTTATCTGTTACAGTTCAAACAAGGGATTTTCCTGTTTCTTTTCCATATGATACAGACAATCTTGCTTTGAATCCCAATTCGCCTTCTCAAAGAATTATAGCTTTGGATAAAGTTTTCTGGGATAATTAA
- a CDS encoding cystathionine gamma-synthase has product MKFGTKAIHAGVEPDPTTGAIMTPVYQTSTYVQSSPGAHKGYEYSRTQNPTRDALQKSLAELENGKYGLCFSSGLAAIDAVIKLLNPGDEVVAANDLYGGTYRLFTKIFSKYGIKFHFVGMENIGDIEKHINTNTKLIWLETPTNPMMNIIDIKGAAEIAKKHNILLAVDNTFATPYLQNPLDFGADIIMHSVTKYLGGHSDVVMGALVVKDQKLNDDLAFIQNSSGATPGPQDCFLVLRGIKTLHLRMQRHSENGRKIAEFLKDHPRVDKLYWPGLENHPNHQIAKEQMRDFGGMISFTLKGDSKDEAFKILESFHYFSLAESLGGVESLVNHPASMTHASIPREERIKIGLLDSLIRLSVGIEDAEDLISDLKAALEK; this is encoded by the coding sequence ATGAAATTTGGAACCAAAGCCATACATGCTGGAGTTGAGCCGGATCCTACAACAGGTGCCATTATGACACCAGTCTATCAAACCTCCACTTATGTTCAATCCTCTCCCGGTGCTCACAAAGGCTATGAGTATTCTAGAACACAAAACCCAACACGCGATGCTTTGCAAAAAAGCCTGGCAGAGTTGGAAAACGGAAAATACGGCTTATGTTTTTCCTCCGGTTTGGCTGCCATTGATGCTGTTATAAAATTATTAAACCCGGGTGATGAGGTAGTGGCTGCCAATGACCTCTATGGAGGAACCTATAGGCTATTCACAAAAATATTCTCAAAGTACGGTATCAAATTCCACTTTGTAGGAATGGAGAATATCGGTGACATTGAGAAGCATATCAACACCAATACAAAGCTGATCTGGCTGGAGACTCCCACCAACCCGATGATGAATATAATCGATATCAAAGGAGCAGCGGAGATAGCAAAAAAACATAACATACTGCTGGCTGTTGACAATACGTTTGCTACGCCTTACCTGCAAAACCCGCTGGACTTTGGGGCAGACATTATCATGCACTCTGTTACAAAGTACCTGGGTGGTCATTCAGATGTGGTAATGGGTGCACTTGTAGTTAAAGATCAGAAGTTAAATGACGACCTTGCCTTTATCCAGAATAGCAGCGGAGCAACCCCGGGACCACAAGACTGCTTTCTCGTACTGAGAGGTATAAAAACCTTACACTTAAGGATGCAAAGGCATTCGGAAAATGGTCGTAAGATCGCGGAATTCCTTAAAGACCATCCACGTGTAGATAAGCTTTACTGGCCAGGCCTGGAAAATCACCCTAACCATCAGATTGCAAAAGAACAGATGCGTGATTTTGGAGGAATGATCTCTTTCACACTAAAAGGAGACAGTAAAGATGAGGCATTTAAAATTCTTGAAAGCTTCCATTATTTTTCCCTTGCGGAATCGTTAGGCGGCGTAGAGTCTCTTGTTAACCACCCTGCCTCCATGACGCATGCCAGCATTCCAAGAGAGGAAAGAATCAAAATCGGGTTATTGGATTCGTTAATCAGGTTAAGTGTAGGTATTGAAGATGCTGAGGATCTGATTTCTGATCTTAAAGCAGCCCTGGAAAAATAG
- a CDS encoding ParA family protein, which translates to MTKVISFISRKGGTGKTTNAINLSTMLHSLGHRIALVETDTNYTLNTLRKMEVYKAGAKEKSLFELMGSEDDRIAEEIESLQSRNDFDYIVVDSAGKPTDQGIKKLCLVSDAVIVPTSLTQNDLLVTYQTVADLSPAKELNKELKIMVLPNRIHSLTKHKTIQEAMSNLDALILETAVPQKNLFVNFSTILAEKEYLEIAKAIIKEL; encoded by the coding sequence ATGACAAAAGTAATATCATTTATCAGTCGAAAAGGGGGCACAGGTAAAACCACCAATGCTATCAATTTATCCACAATGCTCCATAGTCTTGGCCACCGAATAGCACTTGTAGAAACGGACACAAATTACACTTTGAACACCTTGCGTAAAATGGAAGTCTACAAAGCTGGTGCAAAAGAAAAATCACTATTTGAGCTTATGGGTTCTGAGGATGACAGGATCGCCGAAGAAATCGAAAGCTTGCAGTCCAGGAACGACTTTGACTATATTGTAGTAGATAGTGCAGGAAAGCCAACCGATCAGGGTATTAAAAAGCTTTGCCTGGTAAGTGACGCTGTGATAGTGCCTACAAGCCTAACTCAAAATGACCTTTTGGTAACCTACCAGACTGTGGCTGACCTCTCTCCAGCAAAAGAGCTAAACAAGGAACTAAAGATAATGGTACTCCCCAACCGGATACACAGCCTTACAAAGCATAAGACCATACAAGAAGCTATGAGCAATCTGGATGCCCTCATATTAGAAACGGCTGTTCCTCAAAAGAACCTTTTTGTCAATTTTAGCACAATTTTGGCAGAAAAAGAGTACCTTGAAATAGCTAAGGCAATTATAAAAGAACTATAA
- a CDS encoding penicillin acylase family protein yields MKVIKYIFGVLATIAVLIAVFLLFYVNYQKPEYQGEYEFEGLEKTVRVHFDTYGTPHIYARNNLDAYRALGYVHAQDRLWQMELMRRIASGRLAEIFGKKLLETDKFFRTVGIHEYSKKNVAELRERKARILPLAEAYLEGVNEFLIEGKTPVEFTLLGIDKIPFTLEDIYNITGYMSFSFANAQKTDPVVTEFAGMGTSYLKAFDLDPTVSSEKIKSYSRGSDYIAIAEHVNDVLNQMPLMPFIGSNSWVLSPEKSETGRVVLSNDPHIGFSQPAVWYEAHLSTPDVNYFGYHIAGVPFAFLIHNDLVANGLTMFENDDMDFYRERVNKEKSSQYWVIDHWEDFEVRKEYISIKDSADVEIEVRSTRHGPVINDVVDGVSKDEPIAMWWVYYQFPNHLLDAAHEMAIAKNINDMRAAGSKIHAPGLNLMYGDAKGNIAWWAVGKLPKRPAHVNSKTILDGATGKDDPLGYYSFEANPQAENPSWGYVYSANNQSVMNIKGRTVLYPGYYLPDTRAARIVEVLESERRMSRSELKALFMDSKYMGIQSLKELLVSELIQSDLSETEREALEQFSAWNGYHDKETLGAAIFYPWVINIYELAMKDNLKKNFGDRGDKLFTSFMSTYLMKRSIPVFISSVHSPWWDDAFTEDEIEDRKDIITAAFKETINYLSGRFGAKPDSWTWGQVHTLEHTHPLGAVKLLRSVFNVGPYHLGGSEMVVNNLGFPYNEEKLFNTSFGPSTRRIIDFSDIDNSESILPTGQSGVPFSNHYNDQAQMYIEGKWRPLYLSEEKIKANSTVLVLRPKK; encoded by the coding sequence ATGAAAGTAATAAAATATATTTTTGGCGTACTCGCCACCATAGCAGTTCTTATTGCGGTTTTTCTTTTGTTTTATGTTAATTATCAAAAACCGGAGTATCAGGGAGAGTATGAGTTTGAGGGGTTGGAAAAAACAGTTAGGGTTCATTTTGATACTTATGGAACGCCACATATTTACGCACGCAATAATCTGGATGCTTATAGAGCTCTGGGCTATGTACATGCTCAGGACAGGCTTTGGCAAATGGAGTTAATGAGGAGAATAGCTTCCGGGCGGTTAGCCGAGATTTTTGGTAAAAAATTGCTTGAAACAGATAAATTCTTTCGTACGGTTGGGATCCATGAGTATTCAAAGAAAAATGTTGCCGAGCTTAGAGAAAGAAAAGCCAGGATACTACCCCTTGCCGAAGCGTACCTTGAAGGCGTTAATGAGTTTCTTATAGAAGGAAAAACGCCGGTAGAATTCACGCTTTTGGGTATCGATAAGATACCATTTACACTGGAAGACATCTATAATATCACTGGTTATATGTCTTTCAGTTTTGCCAATGCCCAGAAGACAGACCCTGTAGTTACAGAATTTGCGGGCATGGGGACATCATACCTTAAAGCCTTTGATCTTGATCCCACTGTCAGCTCTGAAAAAATAAAAAGCTATTCACGAGGTTCTGATTACATAGCCATAGCAGAACATGTAAATGATGTGTTGAATCAAATGCCTTTAATGCCATTCATAGGGAGTAATAGTTGGGTGCTTTCTCCTGAAAAATCAGAAACAGGAAGGGTGGTGCTCAGCAATGATCCACATATAGGTTTTTCGCAACCGGCAGTATGGTACGAAGCTCACCTTTCAACACCAGATGTTAATTATTTTGGTTATCACATTGCAGGCGTGCCTTTTGCCTTTCTTATACATAATGACCTTGTCGCCAATGGTTTAACTATGTTTGAAAATGACGACATGGATTTTTACCGCGAACGGGTAAATAAAGAAAAAAGTAGCCAGTATTGGGTCATAGATCATTGGGAGGATTTTGAAGTACGTAAGGAGTACATATCCATAAAGGACTCGGCCGATGTGGAAATTGAAGTAAGAAGCACGAGGCATGGTCCTGTAATCAATGACGTAGTAGATGGTGTTTCCAAGGATGAACCGATTGCCATGTGGTGGGTCTATTATCAGTTTCCTAATCACCTGTTGGATGCAGCTCATGAAATGGCAATAGCCAAAAATATAAATGATATGCGTGCCGCGGGCTCAAAGATTCACGCACCGGGACTCAATTTGATGTATGGAGATGCCAAAGGCAATATAGCCTGGTGGGCAGTCGGGAAGTTACCCAAACGTCCTGCCCATGTAAACTCAAAAACTATTCTTGACGGAGCCACGGGAAAGGATGATCCTCTGGGCTATTATAGTTTTGAGGCGAATCCTCAGGCAGAGAACCCATCATGGGGCTATGTGTATAGTGCTAATAATCAATCAGTAATGAATATCAAGGGCAGAACGGTATTGTACCCCGGCTATTATCTGCCAGATACCCGTGCCGCCAGAATAGTAGAAGTGCTGGAGAGTGAAAGAAGAATGTCCAGAAGTGAATTGAAGGCTTTATTTATGGACTCTAAATATATGGGGATACAGTCGCTGAAAGAGCTCCTGGTAAGCGAGTTGATCCAATCTGATCTCAGCGAAACGGAAAGAGAAGCACTGGAGCAGTTTTCCGCATGGAATGGATATCATGATAAGGAAACTCTCGGAGCCGCCATATTTTATCCGTGGGTTATTAATATCTACGAATTGGCGATGAAGGATAATTTAAAGAAAAATTTTGGGGATCGCGGGGATAAGTTATTTACCTCTTTTATGTCAACTTACCTGATGAAAAGAAGCATTCCTGTCTTTATTTCGTCGGTGCATTCTCCATGGTGGGATGATGCCTTTACCGAAGATGAGATAGAGGACAGAAAAGATATTATAACAGCTGCCTTTAAAGAAACTATAAATTATCTTTCAGGACGATTCGGTGCTAAGCCAGATAGCTGGACCTGGGGGCAGGTTCATACGCTGGAGCATACCCATCCTTTGGGGGCAGTTAAGCTTTTAAGGTCGGTATTCAATGTTGGTCCCTACCATCTTGGCGGATCAGAAATGGTCGTAAACAACCTGGGGTTTCCCTATAATGAGGAGAAATTGTTTAATACCAGTTTCGGTCCTTCTACAAGACGAATAATTGATTTTTCTGATATTGATAACAGCGAGAGTATACTTCCGACAGGACAATCAGGCGTACCTTTCAGCAACCATTATAACGATCAGGCACAAATGTATATTGAGGGTAAGTGGAGACCACTCTATTTATCAGAAGAAAAAATAAAGGCCAACTCAACAGTCCTGGTCTTGAGGCCTAAGAAATAA